From Natrinema salinisoli:
CGAAGCCCCACTCGTCTTTCAGAATGTTCGAGAGGAGGTACTCGTGGTCGCTCATGTGTGTCCCGTTGACCCGGTTGTAGGCGGTCATCACTGACGTTACGTCCGCCTCTTCGACTGCTGCGCGGAACGCGGGCAGGTAGATCTCGCGTAGTGCTCGCTCGCTGACCGCTGCACTGACCTCATAGCGGTTCGTCTCTTGGTTATTGGCGGCGTAGTGTTTGACCGTTGCGGCGACGTCTTCCGACTCAATGCCATCGATTACGGCGACGCCGGTTCGTGCGGTCAGATAGGGGTCCTCGCTGTAGTACTCGAAGTTACGCCCGCCATGGGGTACCCGGACGATGTTGACCCCCGGTGCTAGGATGACGTCCTGGCCGTGGGCGGCCGTCTCCCTGGCGAGCGCTCGTCCGAACCGTTGGGCGAGGGAGGGTTGCCACGATGCTGCGAGCGCGATCGAGGCGGGGAACGCTGTCGCACGCTCTCCGCTCGCCCGTACGCCGAGCGGTCCGTCGACAAGCGACAGCGGTGGGATGTCGACATGTTCGACGCCCGAAAGGTAGCCCGTCGCCTTCTCGTGCGGGTCGACAGCTCCGTGGACGAGTCGGATCTTCTCATCTAACGTTAGATTTTTTATAATAGTGTCGAGATCTCCGCCCATTATAACAGCGTCCTCCGCGGACACTCTTTACTGTTTCTCCAGGAGTGCGTACGACGAATCAGCTGTAGTCGACACGCGAACATATCTCACCACTGAGCTCTTCGGGAAGGTGGCATTATTGGCGATTTCGACGTATTAGAAAGCGTCTCCCAGTTAGCAGAATTTCGCGGGGCACGAGGCCCCACATACCTTGTAGCCCTTCCCCTAGTTCGGCACGGTTTAGCACCCCTTGAGCTGGCATTCCTCTTTCGAGCGATTGGTGCAATCTCTGATGGCTGGACTAATGGACGAACCATTCTTTGACTGAACAGATAGGGTCCGCGAGACAGGGATACCCAGCGCCGCAGACCGATAGTGGCTGACTTCATTCGTTTCGCAACGCTCGTCCTCTGCGGCTTTGCGGTCGTCTTACTCTCGCGGTGACATGTACTGCTGGGCGTGTTAGGCCTACTCCTCTCGCTCGATGCCGTACGGCTCGCGGGTGAACACGCCCAGTGGTTCGATCTCGAGTATCACTCTGACGACGTCGTCGTCGTACCGATCCGACCAGTTCTCGACGTTCTGGTACCGGCGGCCGAGCGCGTCGATGTGGTCCATCGCCCCTTCCTCGGTGACAGCCGTTACCTCACCGTGGAGTGAGAGGTAGCGGTACGGGACATCTGGATCAATCACACACAACGCGATGTGGGGATCCTGCTGGACATTAGCCATCTTCCGGCGGCCGCGCGCCGTGTTGATGCGGACGTGTTCGCCGTCGTAATCAACCCAAACGACGGTCTGGTGAGGGATGCCGTTGGGGAGAAGGGTCGCAAGGACGCCGTACGACGGCCGCTCAAAGAGGTCTTCGAAATCGGAAGGGATTGACTCCATACTCCTATGTCGCTTGGAAGCGGGAAAAACCATTGTTCCCCTCTCCCTGCACTCATATTGGCCGCCTTATGCACTTCTTTACATTTTCTAATATAATTGATGACATTCTTCTTGACGGTGACGCCTGTTATGCACGGCTTCTAGTCAATAGACGAGCCTGAACAATGGCAGTCAGAAATGACGGATATCTTGAAGAACGCTACGCTTTTCGGCGTTACACTGGTTTTCGTAGCAGTCAGCGGTACCGAACGGTCATACGCACACAATATAGGATTCTAAGGTGACGAATGTGACTAGCTAATCTACTCTACACGGACTCTCGCTAGAGACACGTATCGGACGAATTGCACTTCGTGTCATCAACCCCGAAGTGATGGCCCGGTTCTGTCGGAACGTCGTAGACTCGGGGTTCTGCGCCACACCGACACAAGTTCGGTTCTCAGTGTTGAGGATACCCCACTGCTCGACTTAGAGGGATATAAAAATTCACTCGGAGGGGACACATAGGGTTCGGAACTCTTTCACAACGCGTTCAGGGTCACATCTCGTGAGGCATTGGGTAATGCGCTGGCCCGAATATGGACCCACTGGCAACTCGCCAGCGCGTCCAATTACGGCGTTAGTGAGACGCTGTATCTGATCTACCCGGTGGTGAACGGAATTGAAATCTATCGTAATTTCCCACGTGAGGAATGGCCTTGCGCCGGCGATGGGTGCGTTCTGATGGAGACGTATCCGCTCTATTATTATGATTCAGCCCGGATAATGCATATGGATTTGGATATCCAGGGTAACGCGGCTCTCGTATCGGCATCAAGCAGCGGACTCGGAAAAGCGGCCGCGATGGCCCTCGCCCGAGAAGGCGCGAACGTCGTCGTCAATGGTCGAGACGAAGATCGACTTGAGCGAGCAGTAGCTGATATCCGCGATGAGGCAACCGGCGAGGTAATCGGCCGATCGGCCGATCTAACCAATCGAGTCGACATCGAGACGCTCGTCCAGGAGACTGTAGACGAGTTCGGTGGGCTCGACCACCTCGTCACGAACGCGGGTGGGCCACCCAGCAAGCCGTTCCTCGAAACAACCGACGATGAGTGGCAGCAGGCGTATGATCTGCTGGTCATGAGTGTCGTCCACCTTGTGCACGAAGCCGCGGAGCATCTCCAAGCAGGTAATGGGGGGACGATCGTCCACTCGACGTCAAACAGCGTTAAGGAAGCCATCAACAACCTCGTGCTGTCAAATTCGGTCCGGATGAGTGTCATTGGGCTTGAGAAGACGCTCTCAAGGGAGCTGGCACCCGAAGTGCGGGTGAATGCGGTCATGCCGGGAGCCCACGAGACGGACCGGATGGTGTATCTCATTGAGAACTCCGTTGACAAAGGGAAGCACGACAGTTACGAAGCAGGCTACAAGGCCCGGACTGACGATATTCCCCTGGGTAAACTCGGCCCACCGGAGGAGTTTGGGAACATCGTCGCGTTCCTGAGTTCGGAGCGAGCCGCATTCATTAATGGCGAGGCCGTGATGGTAGATGGTGGCGACGCCCGGTCGAACCTATAGGCCCTATGATAGAAGTAGCAAGAGGTCCAGCTGGTGATTCGGATCCACTAACGGATTCACCGTCGTCAACGCCTTGCGAATTCTTGTCGGACGGTTCTGTACGATGCAACTCGACGATCCCGGTTCGGACGTGATCAAGGTCGAACGCCCCGGTACCGAAGACCAGACGCTGGGCTGACACCCGCCCAGATACGGCTGTAGCGACGAGAGCGCTTGGCCGAAGAGTAGAATTGACCCTCACGGAGTCAAAAGCGTTGGGCGATGACCGTTTGAGAACGAATTGAGGTTATTTCGGTCGTCCTCAATCCGTCACATAGTCGAGTATCTCCTTGAGTCGGCTCTTGGCGAGTTCCTCTATGAGGAGGTGAGTCCGAGGATCTTGTCTTCACTGAGCTCTTCAGCAAGCGCCTCGACTTCGTCTGCCGTAATAGTGCATGCGAGACTCGCCATCGTCTCGTCGATCTCTCCAATTCGCTCAGCGGTGTCCTAGCCTGGTGAGATCGTCAGCAGTCGATTGACGAACTCACCGTCTCATGTCTAAATCTTTCCTCGGCCGAATCATAGCTACTGTATCGTTTGGAGGTAAGAATCACACAGAGCGGCTCAACTCCCACATCGGGACGGGATGATGGGACCGGTTCCGACGGCCTACCCGTTGAGTCTCACCATGACTTTGATTTCTTCTCGCTCGTCCATTGCTTGATAACCCTCAGGAACACTGTCAAGATCGACGGTCTTCGTGAAGATGGGCGACGGATCGAGGGTTCCCTGGAGAACATTTTCCATGAGTTCCTCGGCATACGCCCGTACGGGCGCAGGGCCACCAGTGAGCGATGCATTGCTGAAGAACAGCGGTTCGAGGAATGTTGGGTCTTCAACGTGTGGGACACCGACGTACCCGATGTTACCACCAGGGCGGATTACGCCGGCAGCGGTCTCCAGTGAGGACTCTGCACCAACGCATTCGAGGACGTGATTCGCACTGCTGTCGTCACTCTCGAGATTATTACTCCTTCCAGTCATCAATTCCGTGAGCAAAATGTAGGAATAAACTCTGGAGTAGTTTCTAAAAGTTTATCTACTAGATCATGAATTCCCAAGTAGACATGATACAGTGCAGTCATTGCCAGACAGAACTCGAAAACAAGGAGAGGCTCTACATAGAACGGAAGGCCTTCAGAGGTGCTCACAGAGTCGGTGACTTTTGCAGTTACTCGTGTGGGGGCGCCTACATCGAGGAGGAAAACCTGAACAATGTCAAGCTGAACCAACCAATATTATAGAGGATATCCAGTATGGTAGAAAGAATTGGAGAACGGTCAGTACCAGCTGCGGTGACTATTGAGTGTGTTTGGTGCGGTGACGAGATCGACCATGACGGTCTGGTCCAAGTTACCGACAACGAGCCCGCTTGTTCAGAGTGTATTCGAGAACGGATCTGGTCTGAGATGAACCGTAACCAAGAATAGGCAGATCTTCCAACTCTCTGGATAACGTAGCTGCAACTCACGTTCTCTTTCAAGTGAGTTCAAGACCGTGCCCGCTGGCCGTAGAGTTGCGCTAACGTATTATAGACGCCCTTCTATCGATGTCTTCGTGCAAGCACATCACTTGCACTCTAAGACCAGAAATCGAGGAAGGCCTGTTCGTTCAAGGATCCTTCTGGCTGTACAGTGAAGCAAAGTTGTGATTTTCGGTAGAATTCTAGTGAAAAATAAATTGAGCAGTCTGATTTGCGACGAGACCACCGAAAAACGAAAAGAGTATCTATGAAACGCTTCGAACAGAACTACGGGCTCTGGAAAACCCCCTTACGGTCACTTGAGCAATTGTCCGGGATGTTTTGGTAGCTATCTACTTCCACTGAACGCCACCTGCTTGTGAAAATCCGATCACTGTCATGCGTAGACAGTACGAATTTAAGGAGTAGCCTATTCACTGACGATTACTTATCGACACCTTCAGGCCCTGAATGCAATGCCTGGTCGATGAGCGTGTCTAACGCTCGCCGCATTCGGCGTCCGAGCGCTGACGAGGAAACCGTCGAAGAGTATCATACAACCGTGATGGATGCATGGGAAGAGTGCGTCCGCACGAGTCTCGTCGACGAAGTCCTCCTGCTCTCCGATTCAGAACACGAAACGGAAGTATGGGCATCCGTTCGTTACGAAGGAAGCAACTGAGTCTTTTAAAAGAAGGGTTCCCGACCAAACCGGCGCTCGCTTTCGAACGCTTGCTAACTCAACGCACGGAGGCGGAGGCGAAGTCCATGTCTTCGGTTAGTGGGCAATGCGGTCGGCTCGTCGATCGAGAAGGCGCTCACCGTCTCTATGGGAAGCACTCGATAGCTCACCGAGAAATTCGGAGTAATCGCCGCTCAGCGAGGCGTACACGTCGAGCGCACGAACGAGGTGCTCCCACGAACCCCGCTGTGTCACACTCGAAGAATCAGCCAAGAACTACGGAGTCTCCTCGTCTGCGTTCGGCCGACGGATACGGCGAGGACTATATACCCTCGTCGACGGGATGCTTCGTGCAGAGTCCGAAGGTCTCGATCGTCGATAGTCGTAGAGGGGAGGTCACTTAAAGCCGCAGATGCTGACTGCGGAGACTCACAATGATGTAGCCCCCAGTACTGAGTAGATGTCAAGCACAGCTTCCCACGTCAAGTACACAACCAGTGAGGACGAGCTGATGAGCCAAACGGTCATAAACGCTGTTTCGGAGGTGATCGGCTGTGATCCGATCGAGTTGGATCCCGTCTACGAATATATCGACCCCGACGCGTTAGATGCCGTTTTCAGTTCCCCCTCGAGTATCGGCGAGAACCAGGACGACATCTACCTGGAGTTCGCCTATATGACGTATCGTGTGACGGTGACCACCGACCACGTTCACGTCTACAGTCAGGACGAAGAATAGGAAATTAGGTTTTAAACTAGTGTCGTCTTATGCTGAACGACAATTCGATTGACGACGTTGAATCACTTCGTTCTGCTCTCCGAGAGGTTCTAAAAGAAGCAGAAACGAACGATATCGAAGTAGAAGGCAGTTTTAGGATCGAAGCGCCGGTTGATCAGAATTGGGAAATTCAAATTTGGCAAGTTGAATAATCGCTGGCCCGGAACCTCTCTAAGCCAGATAACGATGCACTATCATGCTGAGTGCAACTCGAGTAACTCCAGAACCCGTTTTGGCCAGACGCCTTGCAATTAGGTATTGAATGGGAGGTTCCCTAAGAAATCGTCACTTTGATAGTCGAGATGATCCAGCCGCGGACCGAGCAGTTCTCGAACGAGGAGCATCAGGGGATTGGTGTCTCCTTGTCCGACCAATGCGATTTCCGTCCTCGTCCCGTCGCCATCTTCGTCCCAGAGACCGATCACAACCTTCTTACGATCAACAACTATTAACCGACTGATCCTGGGGCAGTTCGACTGATCGTACATCCAGTCCATCTGTGGGTCCCATATCGTAGCATCTGGGAGATATTCTCGGAAGAATTCTCGGGCGTCCCATTACTTGAATCGATTTCGTCGTACTCAGTATCTGTCCCGTCATATGCTCTTCGAGATCTCTTCCGTTTAGTTCCTCCGCTCGCGTTACAGCGCTCCGTCCGATACGGTATTGCGGTTCACGAATCGTGTTCGGTAAACGCATCACCGGCGTCTTTGGCCATCTCTTTCGCTTCGATATGAGAGTAGGATTTTCGCACGACTGCTTCGCTATTGTCCAAGAGCCGAGCAGCAGCAGTAAAACCGCGTTGCCGGACCATCACTTCGCCAGCTCCACGTCTGCCACCGTGTGGGGCGAGATACCCGTGTTTCCCCTCGAGTTCGAGATCTGCGTCCTCACAAAGCCGTCGCATGATCCGACGAGCGCCATCAGTGTTGATCGAGGGAGGTGCCAGCTCGTACTCTCGAAGGGACTTGAACACCTCGAGTTGGCCAGTGAGATCATCGACGAACGTCTCGGTTTTTCCTTCTGACCACCCGTGTTCGTTCCGGAGTCCCGTTCGAAGGGTCTCGTAGAGCGTTGGAAGGTGAAACGTCGGAAATACCGGCCAGTCATCGGCAGCGGGACTGAGCAAACCTTTGTATCGTCGCATAGGATTTATCGCCTGCTCAGTCAGCGAACGATCAGACCAGTCTTGTTTCTTCGAGAGGACGGTCATCTTCCGGTCCTCGAACGAGACGTCATCCCACCGCAGCCCAGTACGGCGATCGTCTTTCGGATCAGCGAAGATTTCGCCGCCACGCACACCGGAGTAGCACAGGACGTAGACGAGCGCTCGGTCACGGAACTCTTTGATCGCACCCAGCCCTTTCTCGTCGGCAGCATCGTGAGCGCGTGTATCGACGTAACGGGTTATCAACAGCCGGTGTTCGTCAGTCCAGGCCTGCTGATCCCCGGATCTACGTCCATCGTTTTCCGGAAGAGGTTCCTTCGCGACGTTTCGCTGTGCGTAGTTCGCCTCGAGGAGCCCTTCCCGAACGCACCAGCCGACGTAGGCACTGACCTGTGCATAATACGTCTGAACCGTTCCTGGAGCGAGATCACGTCCAGTGAGCTCACGGGCGTACCGTCGGAACGTACGTTCGTCCAGGTCGTCGAACGCTTCCCCCGACTGGGGATCTGCCTCGAGCCACTCGAGGAAGTCCTCGACGCAGCGCTCGAGGTTTCGCCGGTAGTTCCCGCTTCCCTCGCCACCCTTCGATTTCGATCGAAGGAACTCCTCGAGCGGGTCGGCGACCGACGTCGATTCGGATTTCACGTTCGATCACCCTCGAGACCCGGATTCCTGCTGGGTACCATCGTTCGTGATTCACAGAGGGAGTGGACACTCATAAAACTACACTTGATTATTCAGGTAATCAAGTGTATTGAGCCCAGTACTTCATCTGCTGATATTCGATGTCTGGGAGACGTAAACGGGAGAATTCCAAGTTATAAATCATATATGGCTATATCGAATCTTTTCCCGGCATATCCGAATCGACGGCCAGCAATACTGGCTGTACGCTGCGATCACTCCCGATTCGAACGAGTTCCTGTATCTGCAGCTGTTTCCGACGACAACGACGGCATTAACTGAACTGTTTCTGCAGGAATTCCGCGAGAAACATAATATGGAAGATGTCGTATTTCTGGCCGATTACGCCCAGTATCTCAAAATAGCCTTGTAGCGAGTTGGGCACCGATTCCAGACGGTTCGCTATGGGAATCGGAACGCTGTTGAACATATATTTAGAGACATGAAAAGTAGAACTTCGTCGCTTAGAAATAGCTTCAGTTCTGTCGACCTCACATGTTGAAGACGTGCTAAGCGTGCGAGATAGAAGCGTCTTCGAATCGCGTGGAGCGTGGATTGTATGTCTATGATGAGCGCGGGGTGGTAGCGAACGCGGATCTGAGCTCGACGGAGAACATGCAAGCAACGGTAACTCTGCGTCCTGCGGAGCACAGAAGTAACTTATCTGGAGTAGAACGCTTCCTGAAGTGGTTCCACCTCCACTATCTCATCTTGCACTATAACCTCAAAGCCCGCGTATTGGAATCGGACTTGGCTGCTTGTTTCGGACCTATCGAACAGTGTATTCAATGCGTCTGGATTTATCGCCTCGCGTAGTGGAGGGAGGTCCAGTGGATCGCTGTCGGTTGCTTCTGCCACGGCTTTGATTACAGCATTTACTGGTGGCTTATTGTTATCGATCAAGGCCGTTGTCATCACTTGATAGTTGAACGTCGGTGTCTGTCTTTCATCGGCCTCACCCTCTCCGGAGTTTATATAGTCTCGCCTTTGGCTAACGTATGGAGAAGCAGTACTTCCTAGCCACTCGTGTAGTGAGCATGTGATAATAACTACTATCAGGTAGCCAGAACTGAACACTGCAACAGTAGGTTCGCAAATCTACATACCGAATCGTCGTTCTTCTCAGAAGGCAGTTCCGGTCAGAACACCGTGTTCAGTATGGGGTCTGCAGGTATCACTGATCAATCGTCTGGATGGGATGCCGTTTAAACACCGTAGAAGGTGAGCGGGGCAACTCACAGGCGCATAGTGCTCAATAGAGAGTATGATTAACCAATTACCACCCGTCTCTCAATCGTCGACTGTACTCTCTGTGGAACAGGATTGGAGACAAATAACGTCATGGCATGGTGTTCAGCACTCTTCCATCGCTGTTGCTACGAAGTCGGGGGGTTGGCTGTGATTGGCGACGATATTGGGGTTGGAATCATCGGCCTCGGCGGCATGGGAAATTTCCACGCGCGAAGTATTCGCGACCTCGGCGCTGACATCGTCGCGGGCGTGGATCTCGTTCCAGAGCAACGCGATCGATTCGCCGACGAGTTCGGCGCACGGACCTACGAAACCCACGAGGCCCTCATCGAAGACGACGCTGTCGACGCCGTCATCGTGACGACGCCCAACCGGTTCCACGAGGCAATCGCCGTCGCAGCTCTCGAGGCGGGACTGGACGTCCTCATCGAAAAGCCCCTCGCACACACTCTCGAAAGCGCAGAACGGATCGCCGCTGCGGCGGCACGTTCGGACGGCATCTGTATAGTCGGCTTTCACAACCGTCAGGCCGCGTCGATGGCCATGTTCGACGAACAACTCGCGCGCAATCGTTTCGGCGACCTGACCCACGTCGAGGCCAACTACGTCCGCCGGCGCGGCGTTCCCGGCCCCGGCTCGTGGTTCACCGATCCCGAACTCGCGGGCGGCGGTGCCTTGCTCGACATCGGCGTCCACGCGCTCGACCTCGCACTCTACGCGCTCGACTTCCCTGAGATCGTCGAAGTAAGCGGCGTCTTGCGGACGACCTTTGGAACCACTGAAGAGTACGCTGATCCCGATGGATTCGGCGACAACTGGGACGCCGAGGCGGAGACCTACGAGGTCGACGACTCCGTCAGCGCCTTCATCCGCTGTGCGGACGGCCAAACCATCTCGCTTGAGGCCGCGTGGGCGACCAACCGCGAGGAGAGCATGGATTTCCGCGTGCGCGGCACCGAGGCGGGCGCCCAGTTCGACATCGGCGACACCGACCTGCGGATCCTCGAGGCCGGAACGGCCGGCTGCGATCACTACACCAACGTCGACATGACCGGTGACGCCGCGGTGACCGGTTACGGCGAACAGGACGAACAGTTCCTCGCAGCCGTCGCTGCGGGCGCGACGCCGGAGACGAATACCGTCGAGGAGACCCTGACCGTCCAGCGCGTGATCGACGCGATTTACCGCTCAAGCGAGACGGGTCGTGTGATCCAGCTCAAAGAGTCCCCACCGGTGGAGCCCCGACTCGAGCAGGCGGCACAACTCGACTGATTGGGGTTGAATACGACTAGTGGATGTCGTCAGCACAGACCAACGAATCCTAGAATTAACCGGTGTCCGTTGCAGTTGTTCAAGTTATCGCTGCCATTGCAGACCAGAATTTAGAAGCCAGAAACGAGAATGAAGAAGATACTGGACTCAAACCACTCTACAACACGGTTAATACAGATATCATAAATGAGTCATTCCATGATGTGGCAGATGGATCTTAGCCTGTAGGCAAAGTAGCATTCGTACACTGTGGATATGAGGTGGTTGTCGAGAGCTCTAGTGAAATAGTATTGATACTATCCCCCAACTGGAGAATATCTACTCAGCACTAAATATTTCATACCTGTGAATCTCTACCCCAACTTTCTACTTATCTGAATACATGTCTCCTCAGATGACGATCAATCATCGAAATCTTCGGGCTCTGAACGAATCGTGTGTTCAATAAGTGTATCCAGTCCCCGCCGCATCCGCCGGCCGAGCGCAGACGAAGAGATCTCGAACTCCTCAGCCAACTCTTCGAGTGTGGTATTACGTGGCTCGTTAAAGTAGCCTTGCTCGTGCGCTCGAACGAGTACGTCGCGCTGAGCAGCGGTCAATTCGAACTGGTCAGCCGGATCGTCCAGCTCTTCTCGATAGAGACGGTGAAGGTGGAACTGTATTCCTTTTTTTTGGCAGACATCACGGACGTCCCTTAGGGTATCGAGAGAGGGGATACGAGCACGAAAGTAAGACTCCTCATGTGTGGTCGTAACGTCAAGAAATCCAACATCAGACTCAGCAGCCTTGGGATAGAGCAGATCCGGGACGGTTTCTTTGGGGTGAGTCACACGATACAAGCGCCGGTCGTCTATTTCTGTAAGGCAAGCGTAATCTTTGACTGTGGAACTTGCCTGTAGGCTCGATTCGAAAGCATCGAAATTATCACCCGAAGCCCAGAAAACGCGTATCCCTTCACCCGCTGGTGTCATATGTACGTCCTCGTTGTACAACACCATCTCTGGGACCGATTCGAGCGGTTCCTGAACCAATGGAGAGATAATGCTAAACTCGGCGATCAAACTCATTCTTCTTCCCTTCTATACGAAGCGCACGACGTTGGTGCATTGATTGGGTCAGACAGGGCGATGATAGTCTCTGTCCACGAATAGTACTCTCCAAACCGATAACACGCATTAGTTCACCATTTAGCGGATATTCTCTTATCATCGGTTCACTCGAGACACTATTACGCACCGGAGGTATTGAATCCCCTCTGATCCCATTATCTGGACTACAACAACGAAGATGACGATTTGAAACTACGA
This genomic window contains:
- a CDS encoding HalOD1 output domain-containing protein, with the protein product MSSTASHVKYTTSEDELMSQTVINAVSEVIGCDPIELDPVYEYIDPDALDAVFSSPSSIGENQDDIYLEFAYMTYRVTVTTDHVHVYSQDEE
- a CDS encoding HalOD1 output domain-containing protein, coding for MTTALIDNNKPPVNAVIKAVAEATDSDPLDLPPLREAINPDALNTLFDRSETSSQVRFQYAGFEVIVQDEIVEVEPLQEAFYSR
- a CDS encoding Gfo/Idh/MocA family protein, which translates into the protein MIGDDIGVGIIGLGGMGNFHARSIRDLGADIVAGVDLVPEQRDRFADEFGARTYETHEALIEDDAVDAVIVTTPNRFHEAIAVAALEAGLDVLIEKPLAHTLESAERIAAAAARSDGICIVGFHNRQAASMAMFDEQLARNRFGDLTHVEANYVRRRGVPGPGSWFTDPELAGGGALLDIGVHALDLALYALDFPEIVEVSGVLRTTFGTTEEYADPDGFGDNWDAEAETYEVDDSVSAFIRCADGQTISLEAAWATNREESMDFRVRGTEAGAQFDIGDTDLRILEAGTAGCDHYTNVDMTGDAAVTGYGEQDEQFLAAVAAGATPETNTVEETLTVQRVIDAIYRSSETGRVIQLKESPPVEPRLEQAAQLD
- a CDS encoding tyrosine-type recombinase/integrase, with protein sequence MKSESTSVADPLEEFLRSKSKGGEGSGNYRRNLERCVEDFLEWLEADPQSGEAFDDLDERTFRRYARELTGRDLAPGTVQTYYAQVSAYVGWCVREGLLEANYAQRNVAKEPLPENDGRRSGDQQAWTDEHRLLITRYVDTRAHDAADEKGLGAIKEFRDRALVYVLCYSGVRGGEIFADPKDDRRTGLRWDDVSFEDRKMTVLSKKQDWSDRSLTEQAINPMRRYKGLLSPAADDWPVFPTFHLPTLYETLRTGLRNEHGWSEGKTETFVDDLTGQLEVFKSLREYELAPPSINTDGARRIMRRLCEDADLELEGKHGYLAPHGGRRGAGEVMVRQRGFTAAARLLDNSEAVVRKSYSHIEAKEMAKDAGDAFTEHDS
- a CDS encoding PPOX class F420-dependent oxidoreductase, producing the protein MESIPSDFEDLFERPSYGVLATLLPNGIPHQTVVWVDYDGEHVRINTARGRRKMANVQQDPHIALCVIDPDVPYRYLSLHGEVTAVTEEGAMDHIDALGRRYQNVENWSDRYDDDVVRVILEIEPLGVFTREPYGIEREE
- a CDS encoding helix-turn-helix domain-containing protein, with amino-acid sequence MSLIAEFSIISPLVQEPLESVPEMVLYNEDVHMTPAGEGIRVFWASGDNFDAFESSLQASSTVKDYACLTEIDDRRLYRVTHPKETVPDLLYPKAAESDVGFLDVTTTHEESYFRARIPSLDTLRDVRDVCQKKGIQFHLHRLYREELDDPADQFELTAAQRDVLVRAHEQGYFNEPRNTTLEELAEEFEISSSALGRRMRRGLDTLIEHTIRSEPEDFDD
- a CDS encoding SDR family oxidoreductase; amino-acid sequence: MDLDIQGNAALVSASSSGLGKAAAMALAREGANVVVNGRDEDRLERAVADIRDEATGEVIGRSADLTNRVDIETLVQETVDEFGGLDHLVTNAGGPPSKPFLETTDDEWQQAYDLLVMSVVHLVHEAAEHLQAGNGGTIVHSTSNSVKEAINNLVLSNSVRMSVIGLEKTLSRELAPEVRVNAVMPGAHETDRMVYLIENSVDKGKHDSYEAGYKARTDDIPLGKLGPPEEFGNIVAFLSSERAAFINGEAVMVDGGDARSNL